From Micromonospora echinospora:
CGTGCGCGGCCATGGTGGGGGCGAGTCCTTCGGTGGGCTCGTCGCACAGCAGCAGCCGGGGCGCGGTGCGCAGGGCGCGGGCGATGGTGAGCATCTGCTGCTCCCCGCCGGAGAGTTGGTGGCCGCGGTGGCGCAGCCGGGCCGCGAGGGCCGGGAACATCTCCAGCAGTTCGTCCACTGCCCAGGTGCGGCTGTCCGGGCGGCGGACGGGCGGCCGGGTGACGGTGAGGTGTTCGGCGACGGTCAGCGACGGCCACAGCCGCCGCCCCTGCGGGGCGAGGGCAACCCCGGTGCGGGCGGCGCGGACGGGCGTCCAGCCGGTCACGTCGCGGCCGTCGAGCAGGACCCGCCCGGTGGTAGGTCGCAGGTGTCCGGCGAGGGTGTGCAGCAGGGTGGTCTTCCCGGCGCCGTTGGGCCCGGCCACGGTGTGCACGGCGACGGCCGCCAGATCGACGGTGATGTGGTGCAGGACGGGGGTGTCGGGGCGGTAGCCGGCGGCGAGGTCACCGATGCGCAGCATCGTCACCCCCGGTGCCGAGGTAGAGGGCGGTGACGGCGGGGTCGGCGCGCACGGTGTCGGTGGGGCCGTCGGTGTGGCGGTGGCCATGGTGCAGGACGGTGGTCCAGTCGGCGAGGGCGGCGACGACGTCCATGTGGTGCTCGACGAGCACGACCGCCATCCAGCCGGGTAGACGCCCGAGGATGTCGAGCAGGCGGGTGGTAAGGGTGTCGGTGAGGCCGGCGGCGGGCTCGTCGAGCAGCAGCACGCGGGGTTGCCCGGCCAGGGCGACGGCGAGGTCGAGCATGCGGCGGTGCCCGTGCGACAGCGCGGCGGCCGGGTAGTCGGCGTACCCGAGCAGGCCGACGAGGTCGAGGGCTTCCAGAGGCGTGCGTTCGGGTTGGTGGCGGTGGTGCCAGCCGCCCATGCGCACGCAGTCCAGCAGGGTCAGGTTCGGGTAGACGCGGGGGTGTTGGAAGGTACGGCCGATGCCGGCGCGGGCCCGCCAGGCCGGGCCACGCCGGGTGACGACTTGTC
This genomic window contains:
- a CDS encoding ABC transporter ATP-binding protein, whose protein sequence is MLRIGDLAAGYRPDTPVLHHITVDLAAVAVHTVAGPNGAGKTTLLHTLAGHLRPTTGRVLLDGRDVTGWTPVRAARTGVALAPQGRRLWPSLTVAEHLTVTRPPVRRPDSRTWAVDELLEMFPALAARLRHRGHQLSGGEQQMLTIARALRTAPRLLLCDEPTEGLAPTMAAHVTHALRDLPCHGVTVLAAVPHARAAATLSDTVYVLADGRLTGPIATSGGQAEQALRDHLTLVSPALPNPGQAHR
- a CDS encoding ABC transporter ATP-binding protein; this encodes MRTVHRIDPDGVPSQREPGDIDRAHGNGLVATGLRHAYGQLTVLDLDTFTVAPGDRHAVIGPNGAGKSTLLNILAGTTRTQTGTITYNGQVVTRRGPAWRARAGIGRTFQHPRVYPNLTLLDCVRMGGWHHRHQPERTPLEALDLVGLLGYADYPAAALSHGHRRMLDLAVALAGQPRVLLLDEPAAGLTDTLTTRLLDILGRLPGWMAVVLVEHHMDVVAALADWTTVLHHGHRHTDGPTDTVRADPAVTALYLGTGGDDAAHR